The Apis mellifera strain DH4 linkage group LG16, Amel_HAv3.1, whole genome shotgun sequence genome has a segment encoding these proteins:
- the LOC113219301 gene encoding uncharacterized protein LOC113219301 isoform X2 has translation MPYILVRGNLASYGHRYPWRVLVSGLKASDIEQLSRFASGGYSDDSTIVYLQHPCVILTALEVLGYKVVASSSTSVKQDYNEYMWTMRKDFSEPEPEPVIKTAF, from the exons ATGCCATACATTTTGGTACGTGGTAATCTTGCATCATATGGTCATCGATATCCATGGAGAGTTTTAGTATCAGGTCTTAAAg CATCCGATATAGAACAACTGAGTCGTTTTGCTTCTGGAGGATATAGTGATGATTCGACAATAGTGTATTTACAACATCCTTGTGTAATATTAACTGCTTTAGAAGTTCTTGGTTACAAAGTCGTAGCATCTTCAAGTACTAGTGTTAAACAAGATTATAATGAGTATATGTGGACTAtgagaaaagatttttctgaACCTGAACCTGAACCTGTTATTAAAACAG
- the LOC113219301 gene encoding uncharacterized protein LOC113219301 isoform X1, giving the protein MPYILVRGNLASYGHRYPWRVLVSGLKASDIEQLSRFASGGYSDDSTIVYLQHPCVILTALEVLGYKVVASSSTSVKQDYNEYMWTMRKDFSEPEPEPVIKTVKDNEV; this is encoded by the exons ATGCCATACATTTTGGTACGTGGTAATCTTGCATCATATGGTCATCGATATCCATGGAGAGTTTTAGTATCAGGTCTTAAAg CATCCGATATAGAACAACTGAGTCGTTTTGCTTCTGGAGGATATAGTGATGATTCGACAATAGTGTATTTACAACATCCTTGTGTAATATTAACTGCTTTAGAAGTTCTTGGTTACAAAGTCGTAGCATCTTCAAGTACTAGTGTTAAACAAGATTATAATGAGTATATGTGGACTAtgagaaaagatttttctgaACCTGAACCTGAACCTGTTATTAAAACAG
- the LOC413614 gene encoding ras-related protein Rab-14, which yields MSTGPYNYSYIFKYIIIGDMGVGKSCLLHQFTEKKFMADCPHTIGVEFGTRIIEVAGQKIKLQIWDTAGQERFRAVTRSYYRGAAGALMVYDITRRSTYNHLSSWLTDTRNLTNPSTVIFLIGNKSDLEGQRDVTYEEAKQFADENGLMFVEASAKTGHNVEEAFLETAKKIFQSIQDGRLDLNAAESGVQHNPSQPGRTNLQGVSNEQQGGKDSCSC from the exons ATGTCAACAGGaccatataattattcttatatcttcaaatacattattataggAGATATGGGAGTAGGAAAATCATGCTTACTTCATCagtttacagaaaaaaaat tTATGGCAGATTGCCCACATACTATTGGTGTTGAGTTTGGAACAAGAATTATTGAAGTTGCAgggcaaaaaataaaattacaaatatggGATACTGCTGGTCAAGAACGTTTTAGAGCAGTTACTAG atcttATTACCGAGGTGCAGCTGGAGCATTAATGGTCTATGACATAACTCGTCGTTCAACTTATAATCATCTTAGCAGCTGGCTTACAGATACAAGGAATTTAACAAATCCAAGCACT GTTATATTCTTAATCGGAAATAAAAGTGATTTAGAAGGTCAACGAGATGTTACTTATGAAGAAGCAAAACAATTTGCTGATGAAAATGGTCTTATGTTTGTAGAAGCTAGTGCAAAAAC aggCCACAATGTTGAAGAGGCCTTTTTGGAAacagcaaaaaaaatatttcaaagtataCAAGATGGCCG ttTGGATTTAAATGCAGCTGAATCTGGAGTTCAACATAATCCAAGTCAACCAGGTCGTACTAATCTTCAAGGTGTATCTAATGAACAACAAGGTGGAAAAGATTCTTGCTCCTGTTAg
- the LOC100577823 gene encoding uncharacterized protein LOC100577823 isoform X1, translating to MYKFNFIRHIRERLNCYNIVNFQVKNCSTMNYQYIYIIFMIGIMFCLIKGHKEILFDFTTVENVDNWKEISDTVRTVGKSKAVLVLQTTQIFQYAVFFTLLNPQLNGAGFAGIRTITNLNLSNFKNVEINCRGQGSNIYYKVVLRHKGLHSNKDITYEQFFTAPMSNIDFSTVILPLKNFKPYYRGREVPDVEPLDTANITMFGLQMYGGVYLPIKQKGVSALEVINISAS from the exons atgtataaatttaacttcATCAGACATATAAGAGaaagattaaattgttataacatagtaaattttcaagttaaaaattgttctaCAATGAATtaccaatatatttatattatttttatgattggtataatgttttgtttaataaaggg gcATAAGGAAATACTTTTTGATTTTACAACTGTAGAAAATGTAgataattggaaagaaatatctGATACTGTAAGAACAGTAGGAAAGTCAAAAGCTGTTTTAGTATTGCAAACaacacaaatttttcaatatgctGTATTCTTTACTCTTTTGAATCCACAACTAAATGGTGCAGGTTTTGCAGGAATACGTACaattactaatttaaatttatctaattttaaaaatgttgaaatcaATTGTCGAGGACAAGGCAgcaatatatactataaagtTGTTCTTAGACATAAAGGTCTTCAttcaaataaagatataacatatgaacaattttttacg GCACCAATgtcaaatattgatttttcaactGTGATATtgcctttgaaaaattttaaaccatATTATCGTGGACGAGAAGTACCTGATGTAGAACCATTAGACACTGCAAATATTACAATGTTTGGTTTACAAATGTATGGTGGAGTTTATTTaccaattaaacaaaaaggTGTATCAGCATtagaagtaataaatatatcagcaTCATAA
- the LOC100577823 gene encoding uncharacterized protein LOC100577823 isoform X2, whose amino-acid sequence MHKEILFDFTTVENVDNWKEISDTVRTVGKSKAVLVLQTTQIFQYAVFFTLLNPQLNGAGFAGIRTITNLNLSNFKNVEINCRGQGSNIYYKVVLRHKGLHSNKDITYEQFFTAPMSNIDFSTVILPLKNFKPYYRGREVPDVEPLDTANITMFGLQMYGGVYLPIKQKGVSALEVINISAS is encoded by the exons at gcATAAGGAAATACTTTTTGATTTTACAACTGTAGAAAATGTAgataattggaaagaaatatctGATACTGTAAGAACAGTAGGAAAGTCAAAAGCTGTTTTAGTATTGCAAACaacacaaatttttcaatatgctGTATTCTTTACTCTTTTGAATCCACAACTAAATGGTGCAGGTTTTGCAGGAATACGTACaattactaatttaaatttatctaattttaaaaatgttgaaatcaATTGTCGAGGACAAGGCAgcaatatatactataaagtTGTTCTTAGACATAAAGGTCTTCAttcaaataaagatataacatatgaacaattttttacg GCACCAATgtcaaatattgatttttcaactGTGATATtgcctttgaaaaattttaaaccatATTATCGTGGACGAGAAGTACCTGATGTAGAACCATTAGACACTGCAAATATTACAATGTTTGGTTTACAAATGTATGGTGGAGTTTATTTaccaattaaacaaaaaggTGTATCAGCATtagaagtaataaatatatcagcaTCATAA